In the genome of Sphingopyxis sp. YF1, the window CAGCACCGCCTCGGCACGCCCGCCTGCGAGCGCCGCAATCCGGTCGGGATGGGCGCGCGAACCATATTCATCATGGTCGCCGTGGAGCGCCAGTATCGGGCATTGCAGGCGGCGCAGATCGTCGTCGAGCGTCCAGTCGGCACGGTCGGGTGCCAGCCATGTCTCGATCCAAGCATCGAGAACCCAGCGCGCCTTGTCGCCATGATATTTGGCGAGACGTTCGATTTGTCCGGGAGCCTGAAACGCGAGCTTTGCTTCCTCGATCCCGGCAAGAGTGCGATCTTCGACAAAGGCTTGCGCGGCAACTGTGACGACAGCGTCCGTTTCGGCGGCGAAGGTGGCTCCCGTCGCGACCGCCATGCCGCCGCCGACGCTGTGGCCGAACAGGATCATCCGGTCGATTGCGAGCGTGTCCCGAATATAAGGAAGCGCGGATACCGCCTCATCGCGCACGAAGTCCGGCGCAAGGAGCCGGGGGTTCGCACCGGACCGCCCGAAGCCCAGCCGGTCATAGGCAATCACACGCCGATCCGCGATTTCTGCTACGCGCGCGGGAAAATCGCGCCATTGATCGACCGAACCCAGGCTGTCGTGAAACATGATGATGCACGCGTCCCCGCCGATGGTCTTGGGGCGCCATTCCCGCGCGAACAGCTTTCCGGCAGGTGTGGGGATGAAGGTTTCGGTCGAGTGCAGCGTTGTCATAAGGACCCCATAACATCGGTCCGAGCCGACACAATTGATCGTCCTCGCCCCACAGGCCGGACGGGCCGGCGAACTGTATGGCCCGGTCGTGCTTCGGCTGCCATCTTCGAACATTCACCCGCGAGGGGGACGAGGAGACTCGGGCCGACAGACGACCGCCGGGAGAGGGTTCATTGACGTAACCAGACGTCAAGGTCCGCCTCAAGCGTGAAGGCAGTGCCGGGCTGCGCGTCCCGATAGGAATATCGCCCGCCGAGCTTTCGTGCCATCGCTTCGATCACCCGCGTTCCCATACCCGGCGCCGCAGCGCTCGGCTGCCGGGCCAGGCCGCGGCCGAAGTCCCGCACCTCGAGACGAAGCATGCCGTCGCTGCGGCGATCGACGTCGATAAGGATATCGCCGCACGCACCCGGCCTATAGGCATGCTTCCAGGCATTGAGCACAAGTTCGGTTACCAGGACGCCGACGGCGATCGCCTGTTCGGCACCGACATGAACCTCTACCGCCGACACGCGAACCGCGCGCCCTGGGCGGACGGGCGATGTCCCTTCCTCCAGACCGAGCGCAAGCTCGTCAAGGTAGGCGGCCAATTCGATGTGGCGCCCGGTGGCCGATTTGTACAATTGACGATGGACGGCCGAAATCGCAGCGACGCGGCGCGAGGCGGCTCCGAGTGCTTCCGCAATCTCCTCGCTGCCGCTGTCTCGCGCTTGCAGACCGAGAAGAGCACCCAGGATCTGAAGGCTGTTCGCGATCCGGTGATCAGCCTCGCTGTGCGATGGCACGGCGATCGGCGGCAAAACTTCGGCAGCGGCCGGAACGCTGGCGGCTTCGCAAGATAAAGGCGTCATGACAACCCCCTCTGGGTGGAGGCGGCGGACCGGCTCGGCCCGCCGCCCCCTGGTAGCGCCGAACGCGCGTCAGCTCGCGGGGGGCAGCTGCGCGGCGAATTCGGCGCGGGTCTTCGGCTGACCGTCGATCATTTCGACGATCGCCTTCGACTTCTCGAGCGACTGCATCAAGGACGCGGGACCCGCGAACGGGCGCCCGCCGATGTGCCACCCGTCGGTGTGAAGTTCTTCGATGAGAACCCAGACGACTTCCCGGAAGGCCTCGGACCCTTCGAAGCGAACCATGACGTCGGTGAGGGCCTTGGCCATTTCGTGCTTCTGCTCGGGGGTAAAGACTCCGTCGACGAGCTTGACGTTCACAAAGGGCATGATCGATCCTTCCTGGTCTGGGCTGCGGGGGCAGCCGTTCGTGCCAGACGAACTTCCCTCACATCGCCCGGGACCGGTAGTCATGCCTTGGTATGAGTTCGCACGCTCCGATAGCTGCGCGTTCCTAAAGCGAAATGATGCCTCGCCGCAGCGCGGTGGTGACTGCCTGCGTCCGGTCGGTGACGTCGAGCTTGGAGAAGATGCTGCGCAGATGCGCCTTCACCGTCTCCTGCGAAACCGAGAGTTCCCACGCGACCGTCTTGTTCGCCTTGCCGGCGGCGACCAGTTCGAGAATGGCTATTTCGCGCGGGCTGAGAGGTTCTTCGGCGGCATGAATCGCAATCTCTTGAGCGATCTCGACCGGAAGGTACCGGCGTCCGGCATGCACGGCGCGGATCGTCTCGAGCAACTCCTTGCGGACCGAGCTCTTGAGCAGGAAACCGCACGCACCCGCCTTGAGTGCGCGCACGGCCTGAACATCGCCTTCATAGGTCGTCAATACGACGATGCGGGCATTCTCGCTTTCCGCCCGAATGGCGGCGATGGCATCGAGCCCTGGCATCACCGGCATCTGCAGATCCATCAAGGTGACATCGGGCCGAAGATTCCGGTGTGCCTCGACTGCCTCGGCTCC includes:
- a CDS encoding alpha/beta hydrolase, translated to MFEDGSRSTTGPYSSPARPACGARTINCVGSDRCYGVLMTTLHSTETFIPTPAGKLFAREWRPKTIGGDACIIMFHDSLGSVDQWRDFPARVAEIADRRVIAYDRLGFGRSGANPRLLAPDFVRDEAVSALPYIRDTLAIDRMILFGHSVGGGMAVATGATFAAETDAVVTVAAQAFVEDRTLAGIEEAKLAFQAPGQIERLAKYHGDKARWVLDAWIETWLAPDRADWTLDDDLRRLQCPILALHGDHDEYGSRAHPDRIAALAGGRAEAVLLKNCHHMPHREMPGEVLQRTAQFLNTL
- a CDS encoding sensor histidine kinase, whose product is MTPLSCEAASVPAAAEVLPPIAVPSHSEADHRIANSLQILGALLGLQARDSGSEEIAEALGAASRRVAAISAVHRQLYKSATGRHIELAAYLDELALGLEEGTSPVRPGRAVRVSAVEVHVGAEQAIAVGVLVTELVLNAWKHAYRPGACGDILIDVDRRSDGMLRLEVRDFGRGLARQPSAAAPGMGTRVIEAMARKLGGRYSYRDAQPGTAFTLEADLDVWLRQ
- a CDS encoding 4-oxalocrotonate tautomerase family protein, which produces MPFVNVKLVDGVFTPEQKHEMAKALTDVMVRFEGSEAFREVVWVLIEELHTDGWHIGGRPFAGPASLMQSLEKSKAIVEMIDGQPKTRAEFAAQLPPAS
- a CDS encoding response regulator transcription factor codes for the protein MTGKAIRILTVDDHVMLREGIAAIVAQEADMEIVGEAANGAEAVEAHRNLRPDVTLMDLQMPVMPGLDAIAAIRAESENARIVVLTTYEGDVQAVRALKAGACGFLLKSSVRKELLETIRAVHAGRRYLPVEIAQEIAIHAAEEPLSPREIAILELVAAGKANKTVAWELSVSQETVKAHLRSIFSKLDVTDRTQAVTTALRRGIISL